The Sorangiineae bacterium MSr11367 genome window below encodes:
- a CDS encoding pilus assembly protein TadG-related protein: MSGRVRRRARQRGAISVWFALVLVFVLGAFVALAVDVGHLWLVRSELQNAADSAALAGVRDLNGLATQYPFALSAARTYGDANQANGTYANIDPADVTLGRWDLDNRTFTPTLLPPYAVNAVRVTARRTAAKGNAIDMYFAQLLGIGSQDVTAQAVAVGGGPSSTCGFVVALPSCSIFDSLGNLNCGASLTFNSNGNNAAFTLLTLQVPNTPDLECALFCTLNALLHVQLPLFSCSCSANACRSTSTKTQIAISNGNNLSGTMVQLILSALALAPSGIDVELPVFDVAICPAGNLSNVQTVAGYVRTRISGATLAPKKSITMSIQCSGTSDTRPAQNFYGMKSTAVYLAR; encoded by the coding sequence ATGAGCGGCCGGGTGCGAAGGCGGGCACGCCAGCGCGGGGCCATTTCGGTGTGGTTCGCGCTCGTGTTGGTCTTCGTTCTCGGTGCCTTCGTCGCGCTGGCCGTCGACGTGGGACACCTATGGCTCGTGCGCAGCGAACTCCAGAATGCCGCAGATTCCGCGGCGCTTGCCGGGGTTCGCGATCTCAATGGGCTCGCCACGCAATACCCCTTTGCCCTCAGTGCGGCCCGCACCTATGGCGACGCCAATCAAGCCAATGGTACGTATGCCAACATCGACCCTGCCGACGTCACACTCGGTCGCTGGGACCTCGACAACCGGACATTCACGCCGACCTTGTTGCCTCCCTACGCCGTGAATGCCGTGCGGGTGACTGCCCGGCGCACGGCGGCGAAAGGCAATGCCATCGATATGTATTTCGCCCAGCTCCTGGGCATCGGTTCGCAAGACGTCACGGCCCAGGCCGTCGCCGTTGGCGGCGGTCCCAGTTCGACGTGTGGCTTCGTGGTGGCCCTGCCGAGTTGCAGCATTTTCGATTCGCTCGGGAACCTGAACTGCGGAGCGTCGCTCACCTTCAATTCCAATGGCAACAATGCGGCATTTACCCTTTTGACGCTGCAGGTGCCGAATACCCCCGATCTGGAGTGCGCGCTGTTCTGCACCCTGAATGCGCTGCTGCACGTACAGCTGCCGCTTTTCTCGTGCAGCTGCTCCGCCAATGCGTGTAGGTCCACGTCGACGAAAACGCAAATTGCCATTTCCAATGGCAACAATTTGTCGGGCACGATGGTTCAACTCATCTTGTCGGCCCTGGCGCTGGCCCCCAGTGGGATCGACGTGGAGCTGCCGGTGTTCGACGTGGCCATCTGCCCGGCGGGCAACTTGTCCAACGTGCAAACCGTCGCAGGCTACGTGCGAACGCGCATCAGCGGCGCGACGCTCGCGCCCAAGAAGTCGATCACGATGTCGATCCAGTGCTCGGGCACCAGCGACACACGTCCGGCGCAGAATTTCTACGGAATGAAGTCCACCGCGGTGTATCTCGCCCGATGA
- a CDS encoding response regulator, producing MLRHHAALAGGEPGPMTAVLVVDDDLQFRETLVRHLTGQGFDVSSAQSVDEAITLLERRPADVVLTDLRLGVRDGIDLIATIRSRSIAARTILMSAFATARDYQTATELGAVRVLCKPFTPEDLLDAIRQAIDCSTGFRGSIHGLSLIDMLQMFHLARRSIVLHIGDTVTGHVYVQDGEVVHAEKGTLSGEPALLAILSAQSGSVSTSALGSTPRTIARSFSSLLLDLLRQIDESSLPREGERLELEDEAIGDWQSDEGEETMGKIDDACKEVVAKVDGAVACGVVDLDTGMLLGIHNGAAYTQTLNEIVAAATMDLFRGPNVGRIEQMVRAHRGLPENGAHYFQEIHITSEHNYHFAKTLKQNRAVIMLVTKKTTNIGLGWAQLKAVIPIVEPLVP from the coding sequence GACGATCTTCAATTCCGAGAGACCCTCGTGCGGCACCTCACCGGACAAGGCTTCGACGTCTCCAGCGCGCAGAGCGTGGACGAGGCCATCACCCTCCTCGAGCGGCGCCCGGCCGACGTCGTGCTCACCGATCTGCGACTCGGCGTTCGCGATGGCATCGACCTCATTGCGACCATCCGCTCGCGATCGATCGCCGCGCGAACCATCCTCATGAGCGCATTCGCCACGGCGCGCGATTACCAGACGGCCACCGAACTCGGCGCCGTGCGCGTTTTGTGCAAACCGTTCACGCCGGAGGACTTGCTCGACGCCATTCGCCAGGCGATCGACTGCAGCACCGGATTCCGCGGAAGCATTCACGGACTGTCGCTGATCGACATGCTGCAGATGTTCCACCTGGCGCGGCGGTCCATCGTCCTCCACATCGGCGACACCGTCACGGGGCACGTCTACGTCCAAGACGGCGAGGTCGTTCATGCCGAAAAAGGCACGCTGTCCGGGGAGCCCGCATTGCTCGCGATCTTGTCGGCCCAATCGGGTTCGGTGTCCACGTCAGCCCTCGGATCTACGCCCCGGACCATCGCACGAAGCTTCTCTTCTCTGCTGCTCGACCTGCTCCGGCAGATCGACGAATCCAGCCTTCCACGCGAAGGCGAACGACTCGAGCTGGAGGACGAAGCCATTGGAGATTGGCAGTCAGACGAAGGAGAAGAAACGATGGGTAAGATCGATGATGCGTGCAAGGAAGTCGTGGCCAAAGTGGATGGCGCCGTCGCGTGCGGCGTCGTCGATCTCGATACGGGCATGTTGCTCGGCATTCACAACGGCGCGGCTTATACTCAGACGCTGAACGAGATCGTCGCCGCGGCAACCATGGACCTTTTTCGGGGTCCGAACGTGGGGCGCATCGAGCAGATGGTCCGCGCGCATCGAGGTTTACCGGAGAACGGTGCACACTATTTCCAGGAAATACACATCACCTCCGAGCACAATTATCATTTTGCAAAAACATTGAAGCAAAACCGAGCCGTCATCATGCTCGTGACCAAGAAGACCACGAACATCGGTTTGGGCTGGGCGCAATTGAAGGCAGTAATCCCCATCGTCGAGCCGCTGGTTCCCTGA
- a CDS encoding tetratricopeptide repeat protein — protein sequence MKRRLDGRWLGVVLLALLGCSRSTTNTPPADKMAVNAQALRKELAFALAGHREWSAAARQLLDLIAQHPNDPELHALIGTVYREQGLFEQAERSYATAIRLDPKNAGAYAGRGILREVRGDVGDAAIVDFKAAIGLAPNEGAYSNNLGVAFFVRGRYEEAEAALQEGLRHEPFSRRMRNNLGFVYGKLRQFDRAKREFEHGGSSDEAENNLGFALEQSGNARAACAHYREAATVNPLLQAAAENVRRACPEEGKSP from the coding sequence ATGAAACGAAGGCTCGATGGTCGCTGGCTCGGCGTGGTTCTTCTGGCGCTGCTCGGCTGCTCGCGAAGCACGACGAATACGCCGCCCGCGGACAAAATGGCGGTCAATGCTCAGGCTCTGCGCAAAGAGCTGGCTTTCGCCCTCGCCGGCCACCGCGAGTGGTCGGCGGCAGCCCGTCAATTGCTGGACTTGATTGCGCAGCACCCGAACGATCCCGAACTTCATGCGCTGATTGGAACGGTGTACCGCGAGCAGGGCCTGTTCGAGCAGGCGGAGCGCTCGTACGCCACGGCCATTCGCCTCGACCCGAAGAATGCTGGGGCCTACGCCGGGCGGGGCATTTTGCGCGAGGTGCGTGGCGACGTCGGTGATGCGGCGATTGTCGATTTCAAGGCAGCCATTGGTTTGGCCCCCAACGAAGGCGCCTATTCGAACAACCTGGGGGTCGCGTTTTTCGTGCGCGGACGCTACGAGGAGGCGGAAGCGGCTCTCCAGGAGGGACTGCGCCACGAGCCGTTTTCGCGGCGCATGCGCAACAACCTCGGTTTCGTCTACGGCAAGCTCCGGCAATTCGACCGTGCCAAGCGCGAATTCGAACATGGCGGAAGCTCCGACGAGGCGGAAAACAATTTGGGATTCGCCTTGGAGCAATCCGGCAATGCGCGCGCGGCATGCGCGCACTACCGCGAGGCGGCCACGGTGAATCCTCTGCTCCAGGCGGCCGCCGAGAACGTCCGGCGTGCGTGCCCGGAGGAAGGGAAGTCACCATGA
- a CDS encoding GTPase domain-containing protein yields the protein MAIFDRDVGRVVVRVVYTGPPGAGKSTNVRMLADSLRARRHGEMISPGSNDAGTEFFDWLEIDGGLVLGHPIHCQLVTTPGASALGKRRQLVIESADALVLVLEASVQGVAEGRAFLEKHSLRGSGTPLVVQMNEHDSEGTLDLGEVRLRLELDESVSIVAARAREGMGVRETVVLAMRHAAVLAQSAVLARGGIEGISATAETAAMLHGRLQGLGESIPPPRPPDVPLPSPEVGVGGIWPSTTGRDIVRRALAAGVCVQRHDLVGQHGLADGSGASDTIILQAGSYCLKTSPRRRFPTLEAARDALVRSARLKRMLGKLLPEDTVLCLAPDADDGAWLWTVAPWLSTLRSRMLRGDEDEEAALGALRDFATAAVDSMLLASRYQVILDVHPSNFAFDGKHIVYVDDDVTIGANHPALGYALIQRIEESARAPRRIQAYLDALEREMASRLHREDIEKLGLPRALEDVVIRVPSARESVERLRAIVGAKT from the coding sequence TTGGCTATTTTCGATCGGGATGTCGGACGCGTCGTCGTACGTGTGGTCTACACGGGGCCGCCGGGCGCCGGCAAGTCGACGAACGTGCGCATGCTCGCCGATTCGCTGCGGGCACGGCGGCACGGCGAGATGATCTCACCGGGCTCGAACGATGCGGGCACCGAGTTTTTCGACTGGCTCGAAATCGACGGCGGGCTCGTTCTGGGCCATCCCATCCATTGCCAGCTGGTCACCACCCCCGGTGCATCGGCGCTGGGCAAACGCCGGCAGCTCGTCATCGAAAGCGCGGACGCGCTCGTGCTGGTGCTCGAGGCGAGCGTGCAAGGCGTGGCGGAGGGTCGCGCCTTCCTCGAAAAGCATTCGCTGCGGGGCTCGGGCACGCCGCTGGTCGTGCAGATGAACGAGCACGATTCCGAGGGCACGCTGGATCTGGGCGAGGTGCGGCTGCGGCTCGAGCTCGACGAATCGGTGTCCATCGTCGCGGCCCGCGCGCGCGAAGGAATGGGCGTGCGCGAGACGGTGGTGCTGGCCATGCGCCACGCGGCCGTGCTTGCGCAGTCGGCCGTGCTCGCGCGCGGAGGCATCGAGGGTATCTCGGCCACCGCCGAAACGGCGGCCATGCTCCACGGCCGCCTGCAGGGCTTGGGCGAGAGCATCCCACCGCCGCGGCCGCCGGACGTTCCACTTCCCTCGCCCGAGGTTGGCGTCGGCGGCATCTGGCCGTCCACCACCGGTCGCGACATCGTGCGGCGCGCGCTCGCCGCCGGCGTGTGCGTGCAGCGCCACGATCTGGTGGGCCAGCACGGCTTGGCCGACGGCAGCGGCGCGAGCGACACGATCATCCTCCAGGCGGGAAGCTACTGCCTCAAGACCTCGCCGCGACGCCGCTTTCCGACGCTCGAGGCGGCACGGGATGCGCTGGTGCGCTCGGCGCGATTGAAGCGAATGCTCGGGAAGCTCTTGCCCGAGGATACGGTGCTCTGCCTCGCCCCCGATGCCGACGACGGCGCCTGGCTGTGGACGGTCGCCCCCTGGTTGTCGACCTTGCGCTCGCGCATGCTCCGGGGCGACGAGGACGAAGAAGCAGCCCTCGGTGCGCTGCGCGACTTTGCGACCGCGGCGGTGGATTCGATGCTGCTCGCGAGCAGGTACCAGGTCATTCTCGACGTCCACCCGAGCAACTTCGCCTTCGACGGCAAGCACATCGTGTACGTCGACGATGACGTCACCATCGGCGCGAACCATCCCGCCCTTGGCTACGCGCTGATCCAGCGCATCGAAGAGAGCGCCCGCGCGCCCCGGAGGATCCAAGCCTACCTGGACGCTCTCGAACGCGAGATGGCCTCGCGGCTTCACCGCGAGGACATCGAGAAACTGGGACTCCCGCGCGCGCTCGAGGACGTCGTGATTCGTGTGCCGTCCGCGCGCGAATCGGTCGAACGCCTGCGAGCCATTGTCGGCGCGAAGACGTGA